The DNA segment GGGTTTGCGTGTGGTTTAGTTATGGTTTGGCGATTAAAGCTGCTAAATAAACATGAAGTCCTTTTAAGTTTTATTGCGTGTGGTTTGAGTGTGTTGGTTGGATATTGAAGCCGATTTGGGTTCGTTGTGTATCAGAAATTACAACATTATTTCTTTATATCTGATGTGATGAATTTCATATTTGTTTtctattttgattctatttacgtATATTTTCATTTTAACTGATTATTTTCTGCCCAAGTTATATACAAAATTAGATGTAAATAGTTTTAATTTCAACTTTGGTTTCCAAACAGAGTtgtctattttaattttaatttttaatattttataatattgttTTCATATAGATTTCTTATTTTGAATCTAATTCTACTATTATTTGATAGTTTTTaacattaatttataaaaaaaaatgaaattataaTATTGTTTTCGTAttgatttcttattttaaatctatttatactattatttgataattttaaatctATTTCCTCAGTGTGGGTTTGCTCTCTTGGAGAAGCAGACACAACCACAAGCCTAACTATTGACTTCTTCCTGAGGAAGACTTCTTAGGAGTGGGCGGCAGAGACCGACTGCCTCCAAGTCAAAATGCAACTTTTTTGGtgtaatataaattaatatttccaCCAACTGCGTCCACAAATGAGAAGAAGCAGTGCCAATTAACTGGTCAAAAGGCTCCTAATGATGCAATCCAAGCACAATTGAGATGCTCACCAATTTACGATCCATGTATTAAGATCTAAATTGCAGCAAAAGCACTCCAAATCACTTACAAAAGAGAAACTGACCTCAATTGATTGATGTCAATCAAAAACCTTCCGACATAGGAAGAACACCCTCAATATAGACCAATAAAAATACTTCGATATCTTAAAACATCCAAATCCCTATCTATAGCTTCATCATTTTTCTTATACCCAACCCAATCATTCACCGGACAACTCCTCTGCTCATCTCAACTCTTTCTGCCATCACATAATCACGCAAGCATTGGGGTTCTCCTCTGCACTCTGTACACAATAGTACGTGGTCATACAAGGATTGTAAGCCTTGTATGCCTTGATGAGCTCTGCGGTCAGTTCATTAggatcctttttcttctcttcctccttcttcttctccggcTCTTTCGCCGGGCCGACCGAGACTATCGCGGCGCACCAGTGTTTCCTCAGCTTGCCCACCACAGCAATGGGGTCAACGATCCCGATTACAGTGAGCTTCATGTCCTTCATGTCCATAGATATCGAATCGATCCCTATTATCGTACAGAATTATAAGTTTACGAGGAAGAATAGTACGGTACACAGAGAAAGAGGTCCGATTGATTACCTTGAAGGCTGGAAACTGCTTTCATCGCCTTCTTCTTATCCTTGTCATCGTGGACGTCCACTTTCACCACAACCTTCTGCCATCATGCCAAGGAATACATCTATATATTAGCCTTAACGCAGATCCAGTTAAGGAACAGACGCAGAGAGCGaggtagaggagaagaagaagtcaGAACTGGAACCTACCTGCGCTTCTGCGGACATCTTTAGGACTCTGAACTGACAGGAGGAGAGATGAACACGGTATTGGGACTACTGGTTGCCTCGGGGAGACCGATGTGAGGTAAGCATGTGAGGAGGGAGTCTCGGATTTATAGTGGTGCGGGCAGCCAAGTCTTCGCACTATGCGAGTCAAAGTCTCCATGGGTGAGGAAGGTGAGAGGAgggctcttcttcttcctcgtgccAACGGGGCATGGCAGCCGCCGAAACAGTTGTCACCCTACCCTCAACATTAGCAAACGAAAATTGAACATAATTAATTCTTTAGCTGATTTATATCATCTAACGATGACTTTGTTGACTCAATTGGTTCTTTCGATCTTGTGGATCCTAAATATCTATTTTCTTGAATGACTCACTTGCCCCTACACCTTTTAACATAAATCCTTTTATTTACCTTCATAAATCAATAATTTGgacttaaaatatttaatatatagatATGTGATATCACCTTAAAACTACGATTCGGGTAATTAATAGAGTTCGACGATAGTCATCAATTTAATAGGATCAAATTAATCTTTTGTTTATTGTTGCCATGTTCGAGAGAGGGAAGAAGTTTGTCCATTACTCATCTGATGGTTAAATTAATATACGTTCATTGTagggaaaaaaaaattacaaagaatCATAGCATTCCGttttaatttaataaattcaagataaaaatatacctaaagatattattttatatattatttatcttaTATGATCATCATTAGTTATATAATACTCATGTTGAAATGAGTTGATTCCTTGCTTCACAATGTAGCAATGATCAACATATCATATCCATTCAATCGACACGTTCCACAGAACTCAATCTCTTATGATTAGAGAAATTTTTTAGGCATGcccctaataatttttttaaggagTCTCAATTTTAAACCCTCAATTAGAATCAACTTAACACGATTTTATTTAACTTTGTATcttaaaatctaaaatttttaaaagattTAACTTAGAGACCAAACATTTTATTTACACATATAATGTATAAATATTAATCAATCTCACTTGACGTCCATTGTATATAATAGATTGATacgttttagataccataatgggATGAGATAAGATGGCATTCGTTAGCCACACCCTAACATAAAAGCCTTCTCCTATAATAATCCCAAGAGATCGAATGTGACTATTATCATAGATAATACAGTAAATAAGATATACGATGTAATGCTTGTATATATTCATATCTTTcggttttattcatgctttgcacaatatgtatTGGGCTTGTAATAGGATTAACGACTCTATTTTAGTTGATTTTTGTTATTCTCTATTGAAAGTATACTTATTAGGGAATGACATGTCTATTTGATGTGTTATCATATCCTAGTTGATATGCGATGCATTTATAATATAGCAATTGTCAACATATCATATCCATACGTTTGATATGTTAGATAGAACATAATCCCATATAGTTAGTAACATGGCATCAATTAGAATGTCAACCCAATCCCACAACTAGACAAGTGGTATGTAATCTTATCTCATAACTATGGCTCAAACAAAATGGTACATAATCTTACTGTCCATTAATGATTGAATGATATGCATATTCACATTAGATTTTGATACTTATTTAAATTCTCCGATCCCCTTTAATGATTTAAGCATTAGAGAGAACTTTTAAGGTATGCCCCAACAATTTTCTACGTGATCTCGACTTGAATCCTCTCATTGCCCGATATCTCAACTATTAACTCCAAAATCCGACTTAACATAGTTTTACTTAATTTTGTATCTTGCAATCCGAAATTTTGAGAAGCTTCGATTCAAGTCTAAACATCTTATTTACATATATGATACGTAAACATCAATCAATCTCACTTGACATCCACATACGATATGTGGATACGTTTTAGATATCGTAATGGGATGAGATGATATAGTAGTCCTCGGCCACATtacaacataaattttttttcccACAATAATCTCGGTAAACTATTCAAACCAGATAGAATGCGACTACAACCATTGCTTATGCTTAATCCCAAAAGCATAAAGGATTTATTTGAGTAATGATTAATCCCAAAAGCTTATGCTTATTTATTTTCGACGATAATGAGAGAGTACAGATAAATTAATTCGAAAAGCATCCATCTGATTCCCACATCAATGTTATCACCCACTTCACAAAGTCAACCCCGGTCAAGTCAATAATAATTCCACATATTCAAGAAGTGGACCACCACAGTGCATAATCGAGTCTTCCGTTCACCGAcgtgaattttctttatttttatctttttttaattattttcggTTGTCCGAAATATTGAAGATGACGTAAGTGCCGGCCCATCGCCAGTTTAGGCCCAGACAGCATACCAATCCGTTTGCGGACGTGGCGAACTCCAATTGGCCACAAAAGGGACCCACACTGGACTGGGACGTGTTTGGCTGAGGTCAGCTTACTTTGACCGACCACATCACCAATATCTCTAGAAACCAATTGGATGCGGACATCTGCGTCCAATATAATACGGACGCGATAGCTATCACCGGTACATCCCACTTGGGCTGGACAGTCGTGTATGACAGCGTACTAAATGTTTGACTAGTCAAAATGTGTGAGAGACCCAGAAAGAATAGGTTACCAAACATTTCTTctctttgattttttattattcaatataaattattttatttgataaaattataatattaatatgaGATGAGAGATTAGAAAGAGTGAAAACTGATGACATGTATTGGATTCGACTCACAActtaataattttaagttttggaattgaattgatgatcaatcTTATATATGTTAATCTTGTTTTTCACATCTTATTCTAGTTTCTTTAAAGTATATGAAGGAATTATGTGAAATCTTAATGAAACGAATTCCCTTTTGGAAACCATAGCCAAATGAGTCCGGAGTTGATTTGTAATAATTTTAACCTACAACTGGATTTCCTTAATCCTTATTTGGatacaaaaaaattaattctattGATTATGATTATGTGAGACATTTCATGAAATTATAACTCTCAACCATAATAAGCTAATTAATTTTGACTTTTCTCCGGTCTTTTGTGTGTACTTTTCCTCTTTGTCTCACTTTGGAAACTGTTGGTATTTGATTTTGACACCTTGATCGTGAATTTGGACGTCTATCAGCTATACATTTGCGTATGGacgaatttttcttttttttttccttaggaATATTCTTCGCTTGAttgatcttctttttctttcatttttctatGACCGTTCCATTAGGTCAGTCAATCcaactataatatttttacactatgttatcgtatttttaataataataataataatatattataacgcAATACAAGCATATTATAACAtagtattttaatataaatttgataaaatactATGTTTGGtacttaaaaatactataatataatatttttgcacTATATTAATACTGTATTAATATTTATACGGAAAAATATGTAATGCTAAAATGATACGTGAACAACGCAAGATGCGAGGATTGTTGTTGTTAGCGCGTTACTATCAAGTCAATGAAATATTAGATTAAATATGTATCGGTAATGGTGAGATTATAGCACCGTTGACTAGTCTAAGCTCGTCATTGGCACAAAATTAGGACTTGAAAGCTTAGACTAGTCAAGTGGCCAATAGCTCCTCTCACCTTCTTGACTCGTAAAGGAAGACTTGGATGCTCGCAGTCTCATTATAAATCTGAGACTCTTACATGCTTGGCTCAAATCAGTCTCCCATGCCTTGTTCTTCATCTCGCTCCTCATGTAAGAGTGCTAACGTTCCAAGTTGTAGTTTCACAGTAGTAATTcttatcatctctctctctctctctctctctctctctctctccaaataaTATTACTTGATCTGGTTGTAGTCGGATGTGTTGAAGGTGGAGCTCCACGATGACAAGGATGAGGGAAGAAGGTAACGAGAGTAGTTTTCAGCCATCGAGGTAAAAGCTTTGTTCACCTCGCCATTCTTTTCTTGACCTTCGAACCACGTAAGCTATGTTTTCGTGCATGAACTTTAACGTGATTTTGTATCATAGCTG comes from the Musa acuminata AAA Group cultivar baxijiao chromosome BXJ2-8, Cavendish_Baxijiao_AAA, whole genome shotgun sequence genome and includes:
- the LOC135619731 gene encoding heavy metal-associated isoprenylated plant protein 39-like encodes the protein MSAEAQKVVVKVDVHDDKDKKKAMKAVSSLQGIDSISMDMKDMKLTVIGIVDPIAVVGKLRKHWCAAIVSVGPAKEPEKKKEEEKKKDPNELTAELIKAYKAYNPCMTTYYCVQSAEENPNACVIM